A DNA window from Halichondria panicea chromosome 16, odHalPani1.1, whole genome shotgun sequence contains the following coding sequences:
- the LOC135350524 gene encoding syntaxin-binding protein 4-like isoform X1 has product MATKNNRDLLLEVIISGTRAGLGIRIVGGINTTSSDKFGIFVKEVIQASLAARDGRLQRGDQLIEANGTNLVGVSNEKAVSTLQTCAKTNTIKLVVSRSPTSRDEFRRLSSSILLQPALPTTQNAGAVSGPVATSTPREITEPPKSVRASAAFSDGTVATNTRPSSASSNLTQVTTDLDSEDDIDKPMIQRRVVSSSSPEVALSDVMVSVHGRSVSDSSPPPLPNTDPPMFDEDSIMARQRQHSAEYHRATPEGRAVSPPLSAGLATHSFVIPKGGGLGIVIGGGINRQDGPHIFIEKILDGMAAAKDGQLRKGDRMLSVNGILFNNMTRENALTTLTQLKIRPQIKAYTIAVERPSGLVHSGLPTPTRNHNSIFDSDTLPVTSQSTSRVTDTVDNSSLEVSTRGGRDESLRKGPPQRYLAKKGHAEGSRYDSLHKRMSMEPSARVKLNKLEWALNYMGHMTTGQQQDEMRDRLDIGEDGRVVFADFVTLAREMFAFQLDDARLEASLAYALTQKDSLELPSLSRKATSVDHLAMEYSPFPSQLKLAVSQPHIASPGTDELGAMRQQLHDIGQRRERLKLSDSGLSELREADRQELVSRSPAPRQDSYSEDSQTVLKKRAALAEAAAKASRDKANQLEDDMRRMADELSVLREQQQVDRNDGETRGHVSALECELRKEKAISKRFQVATEHLLQFVENCHEALLKSPDADRILYHPHGEGVSVARGDAVTGNPRPPQYLSRHAKITATSLAQEAKETVTAVQKLLQTDTLPFGWDTVYTEDGHKYYVNHETKTTSWVHPVTKVNTSHGTRASTPSSQSSLRSNPP; this is encoded by the exons CGACCTCCAGTGACAAGTTTGGCATATTTGTGAAGGAGGTGATCCAAGCTAGTCTGGCTGCCAGAGacg GTCGTCTCCAGAGAGGGGATCAACTCATTGAGGCCAATGGGACCAACCTCGTCGGTGTCTCCAATGAAAA ggctgtGTCTACCCTACAAACCTGTGCTAAGACCAACACCATCAAGCTGGTCGTCTCACGCAGTCCAACATCACGAGATGAGTTTAGAAGACTCTCGAGCTCAATCCTATTGCAGCCAGCACTCCCAACCACTCAGAACG CAGGAGCTGTCAGTGGACCAGTAGCCACATCCACACCTCGTGAGATAACAGAGCCACCTAAGAGCGTACGTGCCTCGGCTGCTTTCAGTGATGGCACTGTGGCTACCAACACCCGACCATCATCAGCTTCCAGTAACCTCACACAAGTGACTACTGACCTTGACAGTGAGGATGATATAGACAAACCAATGATCCAGAGACGTGTGGTCAGTAGTAGCTCTCCAGAGGTAGCCCTCAGCGATGTGATGGTGTCAGTACACGGCCGGAGTGTGAGTGACTCCTCTCCCCCGCCATTACCCAACACTGACCCTCCAATGTTTGATGAGGACTCCATCATGGCGAGACAAAGACAACACTCTGCAGAGTATCACAG GGCAACCCCTGAGGGCAGAGCAGTGTCTCCACCATTGTCTGCTGGGCTAGCTACTCATTCGTTTGTGATACCCAAGGGTGGTGGTCTGGGGATTGTGATCGGGGGAGGGATTAATCGCCAAGATGGACCTCACATCTTTATTGAGAAGATCCTCGATGGAATGGCTGCTGCCAAG gatgGACAGTTGAGGAAGGGAGATCGAATGCTCTCAGTGAATGGGATATTGTTCAACAACATGACGAGGGAGAATGCTCTCACTACACTCACACAGCTCAAGATCAG ACCTCAGATCAAGGCCTATACTATTGCTGTGGAGAGGCCCAGTGGACTTGTGCACTCTGGACTCCCTACTCCCACAAGAAACCATAACTCAATATTCGACTCTGACACTCTACCAGTCACCAGCCAGTCAACAAGTAGAGTCACTG ACACAGTGGACAACTCTTCACTGGAGGTATCTACTAGAGGGGGTAGGGATGAGTCACTTAGGAAGGGTCCTCCACAACGCTACCTTGCTAAGAAGGGCCATGCTG AGGGGAGCAGGTATGACTCACTGCACAAGCGGATGTCCATGGAACCAAGTGCTAGGGTCAAATTAAACAAACTTGAGTGG GCGCTGAACTATATGGGTCACATGACAACTGGTCAGCAGCAGGACGAGATGAGAGATAGGCTGGATATTGGCGAGGACGGCCGGGTCGTGTTTGCTGACTTCGTGACACTGGCTAGGGAAATGTTTGCATTCCAGCTTGATGATGCCCGTCTCGAGGCCAGCCTAGCATATGCTCTCACACAAAAGGACAGCCTGGAACTACCCTCACTGTCCAGAAAG GCTACCAGTGTAGATCATCTTGCTATGGAGTACAGTCCCTTCCCCTCTCAACTTAAGCTAGCAGTGTCACAGCCTCACATTGCTAGCCCTGGCACAGATGAACTGGGCGCCATGAGACAACAACTCCACGATATTGGACAACGTAGGGAGCGTTTGAAACTATCCGACAGTGGACTCTCTGAACTCAGGGAGGCAGACCGACAG GAGCTAGTGAGTAGGTCCCCCGCTCCTCGTCAAGACTCATACTCAGAGGACAGCCAGACTGTGCTGAAGAAGAGGGCTGCTCTGGCAGAGGCTGCAGCCAAGGCATCACGAGATAAGGCCAATCAACTAGAGGAT GACATGCGACGGATGGCAGATGAATTGTCTGTACTGAGAGAGCAGCAGCAAGTGGATAGG AATGACGGTGAGACGAGAGGTCATGTATCGGCCCTCGAGTGTGAGCTACGGAAAGAGAAGGCAATCTCGAAGCGCTTCCAAGTGGCCACTGAGCACCTGTTACAGTTTGTGGAG AACTGTCACGAGGCTCTCCTCAAGTCTCCTGATGCTGACAGAATATt GTACCACCCACATGGGGAGGGTGTGTCTGTTGCTAGGGGCGATGCAGTGACGGGTAACCCCCGACCACCACAGTACTTGTCACGTCATGCCAAGATCACAGCCACTAGTTTAGCACAGGAGGCAAAGGAGACAGTGACAGCCGTGCAGAAACTGCTGCAGACCGACA CTCTTCCATTTGGATGggacactgtgtacactgagGATGGACACAAGTACTATGTCAA ccaTGAGACCAAGACCACCTCGTGGGTTCACCCGGTGACAAAGGTCAACACTAGCCACGGAACACGAgcctccaccccctcatcaCAGAGCTCTCTTCGTAGCAACCCACCATAG
- the LOC135350524 gene encoding syntaxin-binding protein 4-like isoform X2 — protein sequence MATKNNRDLLLEVIISGTRAGLGIRIVGGINTTSSDKFGIFVKEVIQASLAARDGRLQRGDQLIEANGTNLVGVSNEKAVSTLQTCAKTNTIKLVVSRSPTSRDEFRRLSSSILLQPALPTTQNGAVSGPVATSTPREITEPPKSVRASAAFSDGTVATNTRPSSASSNLTQVTTDLDSEDDIDKPMIQRRVVSSSSPEVALSDVMVSVHGRSVSDSSPPPLPNTDPPMFDEDSIMARQRQHSAEYHRATPEGRAVSPPLSAGLATHSFVIPKGGGLGIVIGGGINRQDGPHIFIEKILDGMAAAKDGQLRKGDRMLSVNGILFNNMTRENALTTLTQLKIRPQIKAYTIAVERPSGLVHSGLPTPTRNHNSIFDSDTLPVTSQSTSRVTDTVDNSSLEVSTRGGRDESLRKGPPQRYLAKKGHAEGSRYDSLHKRMSMEPSARVKLNKLEWALNYMGHMTTGQQQDEMRDRLDIGEDGRVVFADFVTLAREMFAFQLDDARLEASLAYALTQKDSLELPSLSRKATSVDHLAMEYSPFPSQLKLAVSQPHIASPGTDELGAMRQQLHDIGQRRERLKLSDSGLSELREADRQELVSRSPAPRQDSYSEDSQTVLKKRAALAEAAAKASRDKANQLEDDMRRMADELSVLREQQQVDRNDGETRGHVSALECELRKEKAISKRFQVATEHLLQFVENCHEALLKSPDADRILYHPHGEGVSVARGDAVTGNPRPPQYLSRHAKITATSLAQEAKETVTAVQKLLQTDTLPFGWDTVYTEDGHKYYVNHETKTTSWVHPVTKVNTSHGTRASTPSSQSSLRSNPP from the exons CGACCTCCAGTGACAAGTTTGGCATATTTGTGAAGGAGGTGATCCAAGCTAGTCTGGCTGCCAGAGacg GTCGTCTCCAGAGAGGGGATCAACTCATTGAGGCCAATGGGACCAACCTCGTCGGTGTCTCCAATGAAAA ggctgtGTCTACCCTACAAACCTGTGCTAAGACCAACACCATCAAGCTGGTCGTCTCACGCAGTCCAACATCACGAGATGAGTTTAGAAGACTCTCGAGCTCAATCCTATTGCAGCCAGCACTCCCAACCACTCAGAACG GAGCTGTCAGTGGACCAGTAGCCACATCCACACCTCGTGAGATAACAGAGCCACCTAAGAGCGTACGTGCCTCGGCTGCTTTCAGTGATGGCACTGTGGCTACCAACACCCGACCATCATCAGCTTCCAGTAACCTCACACAAGTGACTACTGACCTTGACAGTGAGGATGATATAGACAAACCAATGATCCAGAGACGTGTGGTCAGTAGTAGCTCTCCAGAGGTAGCCCTCAGCGATGTGATGGTGTCAGTACACGGCCGGAGTGTGAGTGACTCCTCTCCCCCGCCATTACCCAACACTGACCCTCCAATGTTTGATGAGGACTCCATCATGGCGAGACAAAGACAACACTCTGCAGAGTATCACAG GGCAACCCCTGAGGGCAGAGCAGTGTCTCCACCATTGTCTGCTGGGCTAGCTACTCATTCGTTTGTGATACCCAAGGGTGGTGGTCTGGGGATTGTGATCGGGGGAGGGATTAATCGCCAAGATGGACCTCACATCTTTATTGAGAAGATCCTCGATGGAATGGCTGCTGCCAAG gatgGACAGTTGAGGAAGGGAGATCGAATGCTCTCAGTGAATGGGATATTGTTCAACAACATGACGAGGGAGAATGCTCTCACTACACTCACACAGCTCAAGATCAG ACCTCAGATCAAGGCCTATACTATTGCTGTGGAGAGGCCCAGTGGACTTGTGCACTCTGGACTCCCTACTCCCACAAGAAACCATAACTCAATATTCGACTCTGACACTCTACCAGTCACCAGCCAGTCAACAAGTAGAGTCACTG ACACAGTGGACAACTCTTCACTGGAGGTATCTACTAGAGGGGGTAGGGATGAGTCACTTAGGAAGGGTCCTCCACAACGCTACCTTGCTAAGAAGGGCCATGCTG AGGGGAGCAGGTATGACTCACTGCACAAGCGGATGTCCATGGAACCAAGTGCTAGGGTCAAATTAAACAAACTTGAGTGG GCGCTGAACTATATGGGTCACATGACAACTGGTCAGCAGCAGGACGAGATGAGAGATAGGCTGGATATTGGCGAGGACGGCCGGGTCGTGTTTGCTGACTTCGTGACACTGGCTAGGGAAATGTTTGCATTCCAGCTTGATGATGCCCGTCTCGAGGCCAGCCTAGCATATGCTCTCACACAAAAGGACAGCCTGGAACTACCCTCACTGTCCAGAAAG GCTACCAGTGTAGATCATCTTGCTATGGAGTACAGTCCCTTCCCCTCTCAACTTAAGCTAGCAGTGTCACAGCCTCACATTGCTAGCCCTGGCACAGATGAACTGGGCGCCATGAGACAACAACTCCACGATATTGGACAACGTAGGGAGCGTTTGAAACTATCCGACAGTGGACTCTCTGAACTCAGGGAGGCAGACCGACAG GAGCTAGTGAGTAGGTCCCCCGCTCCTCGTCAAGACTCATACTCAGAGGACAGCCAGACTGTGCTGAAGAAGAGGGCTGCTCTGGCAGAGGCTGCAGCCAAGGCATCACGAGATAAGGCCAATCAACTAGAGGAT GACATGCGACGGATGGCAGATGAATTGTCTGTACTGAGAGAGCAGCAGCAAGTGGATAGG AATGACGGTGAGACGAGAGGTCATGTATCGGCCCTCGAGTGTGAGCTACGGAAAGAGAAGGCAATCTCGAAGCGCTTCCAAGTGGCCACTGAGCACCTGTTACAGTTTGTGGAG AACTGTCACGAGGCTCTCCTCAAGTCTCCTGATGCTGACAGAATATt GTACCACCCACATGGGGAGGGTGTGTCTGTTGCTAGGGGCGATGCAGTGACGGGTAACCCCCGACCACCACAGTACTTGTCACGTCATGCCAAGATCACAGCCACTAGTTTAGCACAGGAGGCAAAGGAGACAGTGACAGCCGTGCAGAAACTGCTGCAGACCGACA CTCTTCCATTTGGATGggacactgtgtacactgagGATGGACACAAGTACTATGTCAA ccaTGAGACCAAGACCACCTCGTGGGTTCACCCGGTGACAAAGGTCAACACTAGCCACGGAACACGAgcctccaccccctcatcaCAGAGCTCTCTTCGTAGCAACCCACCATAG